The proteins below are encoded in one region of Aquisphaera giovannonii:
- a CDS encoding redoxin domain-containing protein, translated as MRSLRCSVAVLGLLVGVTPWCHAAYGPKDLLKFRPTQPGVDYDVPADQAAIDACKVEMVTDGQKRTVGYALRDGQGKLLRRFVITNGGKSLNQWSYYQDGFEVYRENDLDGDRSPDECRWLNAGGTRVGAIKGGKIAGWKRISAEEASKVLVQALATRDQALLESLMASPAELAEAGLPKEVVDKVTAGAARRADAVEALLQGLAGWTPKTVWNRFDGTYPHVIPADPATGVREDLVLYENAVVFAGAPAAAGAAAPGAKVSFLQVPEMIKLGDAWKFVELPRAVDPDKPVVASAGGIRAAIFDTAGPGPQRDEAMEKALKALADYDSGNAPLQQGEKKDVARFHYGRIPLLGAIVKVAKEPEDQLNYNKQIVDSLIAAYQTGAYPKARQVLEGMVEGGTRISPYAAYRLIGADFVMRNEEPGSNFMANQKKWMADLEAFLTKFGKSEEAAEVLLQLGSSNEFNAEEDKARQDYTKLVEGYPDTPSGKKAAGALRRLDLVGKPLSIKGTTLKGETLDTAQYQGKPVLVVFWASWGGQSVRRELPDLVKLLEKPQAKGLAIVGVSLDNEKADLEAFLKEQQMTWPQVFEPGGIDSRLATEYGIISLPTMFLIDAQGKVVNRSLRTASEVERQLDKLASQKSSGGVALGAEHGDR; from the coding sequence ATGAGGAGTCTGCGGTGTTCCGTGGCCGTCCTGGGGTTGCTGGTCGGCGTGACGCCCTGGTGCCACGCGGCTTACGGGCCCAAGGACCTGCTGAAGTTCCGCCCCACCCAGCCGGGCGTCGATTACGACGTCCCCGCGGACCAGGCGGCGATCGACGCCTGCAAGGTGGAGATGGTCACCGACGGGCAGAAGCGGACCGTGGGCTACGCCCTCCGCGACGGCCAGGGCAAGCTGCTCCGCCGGTTCGTGATCACCAACGGCGGCAAGAGCCTGAACCAGTGGAGCTACTACCAGGACGGCTTCGAGGTCTATCGCGAGAATGACCTGGACGGCGACCGCTCCCCCGACGAGTGCCGCTGGCTGAATGCCGGCGGGACCCGCGTCGGCGCGATCAAGGGCGGCAAGATCGCCGGCTGGAAGCGGATCTCCGCGGAGGAGGCCTCCAAGGTCCTCGTCCAGGCGCTGGCCACCCGCGACCAGGCCCTGCTCGAGTCGCTGATGGCCTCGCCGGCCGAGCTGGCCGAGGCCGGCCTGCCGAAGGAGGTCGTCGACAAGGTCACCGCCGGCGCCGCCAGGCGGGCCGACGCCGTCGAGGCGCTGCTCCAGGGCCTCGCCGGCTGGACCCCCAAGACCGTCTGGAATCGGTTCGACGGCACCTACCCCCACGTGATCCCGGCCGACCCCGCGACGGGCGTCAGGGAGGACCTCGTCCTCTACGAGAACGCCGTGGTCTTCGCGGGCGCGCCCGCCGCCGCCGGCGCGGCCGCGCCCGGGGCGAAGGTCTCGTTCCTCCAGGTGCCGGAGATGATAAAGCTCGGCGACGCCTGGAAGTTCGTCGAGCTGCCCCGCGCCGTGGATCCGGACAAGCCGGTCGTCGCCTCGGCGGGCGGCATCCGCGCCGCCATCTTCGACACCGCCGGGCCCGGCCCGCAGCGCGACGAGGCGATGGAGAAGGCCCTCAAGGCCCTGGCGGACTACGACAGCGGCAACGCGCCGCTCCAGCAGGGCGAGAAGAAGGACGTCGCCCGGTTCCACTACGGCCGCATCCCGCTCCTGGGCGCCATCGTCAAGGTCGCCAAGGAGCCCGAGGACCAGCTCAACTACAACAAGCAGATCGTGGACAGCCTCATCGCGGCCTACCAGACCGGCGCCTATCCCAAGGCCCGCCAGGTGCTCGAGGGCATGGTCGAGGGGGGGACCCGGATCTCCCCCTACGCGGCCTACCGGCTCATCGGGGCCGACTTCGTGATGCGGAACGAGGAGCCCGGCTCCAACTTCATGGCCAACCAGAAGAAGTGGATGGCCGACCTGGAGGCCTTCCTGACGAAGTTCGGCAAGTCGGAGGAGGCGGCCGAGGTCCTGCTCCAGCTCGGCAGCTCCAACGAGTTCAACGCCGAGGAGGACAAGGCGCGCCAGGACTACACCAAGCTCGTGGAGGGCTACCCCGACACGCCCTCCGGGAAGAAGGCCGCCGGAGCGCTCAGGCGGCTCGACCTGGTCGGCAAGCCGCTCTCGATCAAGGGGACGACCCTCAAGGGCGAGACGCTGGACACGGCGCAGTACCAGGGCAAGCCGGTGCTCGTGGTCTTCTGGGCGTCCTGGGGCGGCCAGTCGGTCCGCCGCGAGCTCCCGGACCTCGTGAAGCTCCTGGAGAAGCCGCAGGCCAAGGGCCTGGCCATCGTCGGGGTCAGCCTGGACAACGAGAAGGCCGACCTCGAGGCGTTCCTCAAGGAGCAGCAGATGACCTGGCCCCAGGTCTTCGAGCCGGGCGGCATCGACAGCCGGCTCGCGACCGAGTACGGCATCATCTCGCTGCCGACGATGTTCCTGATCGACGCCCAGGGCAAGGTGGTCAACCGCAGCCTGCGGACCGCCTCCGAGGTGGAGCGCCAGCTCGACAAGCTCGCCTCGCAGAAGTCCTCCGGCGGCGTCGCCCTCGGCGCCGAGCACGGCGACCGTTGA
- a CDS encoding ATP-binding protein codes for MVKGTTPPDQAAPASTPTPPPGSPPAVPAYDDLVPKWYPGWAREFAQQYFAGTTCVFVLHGNVNDVVKQDDGTPGAYGSVPDFLATQLFGSWDIVLIHDLSYGLRMAAGTDRERLRKMFGPVSERIGEPKLWPKDPDAILALLDQLFQKNILEDDPARRVNVAVIFDHAQFLMPTTDLSQLAGSQGTRLVRFLSWAQSPYIKRSNIAICMLCDRLSELNERLVGSPQVATIEVPMPDAAARKGFATWFDNRDGRLGNLTDFTPDQLAELTSGLSLVSLERLLARAEKSGARLDAGSLKALKKGLIERQARGLVEFVEPPHTLDDFVGNDGVRQRLVDDASLLAKGRLDATAMGYLICGPVGTGKTYLAECFAGSVGVPCVKLKNFRSKYVGETEGNLEQLLGVLRAMGPVVVVIDEADAALGNRESGGDSGTSGRVFSMIASQMGDTRYRGKLIWMLLTSRPDLLPIDLKRQGRAEVHLPLFNPRDEEEVRYMFKVMGRKNRAPINPDLLPGGLASRGLSGADIESIVLIAKRGALIANREEITGEDLKAAVEEFVPSAQGLEKEKQELAAVLECTSMSYLPGDWRERLKRPDERARLQERVAEIKRLIED; via the coding sequence GTGGTCAAGGGGACTACCCCGCCCGATCAGGCCGCCCCGGCCTCGACCCCGACGCCCCCGCCGGGCAGCCCGCCGGCGGTACCGGCCTACGACGACCTGGTGCCCAAGTGGTACCCCGGCTGGGCCAGGGAGTTCGCCCAGCAGTACTTCGCGGGCACGACGTGCGTCTTCGTGCTCCACGGTAACGTCAACGACGTCGTCAAGCAGGACGACGGCACGCCGGGGGCGTACGGCTCGGTCCCCGACTTCCTGGCGACCCAGCTCTTCGGGAGCTGGGACATCGTCCTGATCCACGACCTCAGCTACGGCCTCCGGATGGCCGCCGGGACCGACCGCGAGCGGCTCCGCAAGATGTTCGGCCCGGTCTCCGAGCGGATCGGCGAGCCGAAGCTCTGGCCCAAGGACCCCGACGCCATCCTCGCGCTGCTCGACCAGCTCTTCCAGAAGAACATCCTGGAGGACGACCCGGCGCGGCGGGTGAACGTGGCCGTGATCTTCGACCACGCCCAGTTCCTCATGCCGACGACGGACCTCTCGCAGCTCGCCGGCTCGCAGGGGACCCGGCTGGTCCGGTTCCTCTCCTGGGCGCAGAGCCCCTACATCAAGCGGAGCAACATCGCGATCTGCATGCTCTGCGACCGCCTCAGCGAGCTCAACGAGCGGCTCGTGGGCAGCCCGCAGGTCGCGACGATCGAGGTCCCGATGCCGGACGCGGCGGCCCGGAAGGGCTTCGCGACCTGGTTCGACAACCGCGACGGCCGCCTCGGCAACCTCACCGACTTCACCCCCGACCAGCTCGCCGAGCTGACCAGCGGCCTGAGCCTCGTGAGCCTGGAGCGGCTCCTCGCCCGGGCCGAGAAGTCCGGCGCGAGGCTGGACGCCGGCAGCCTGAAAGCCCTCAAGAAGGGGCTCATCGAGCGGCAGGCCCGCGGGCTGGTGGAGTTCGTCGAGCCGCCCCACACCCTGGACGACTTCGTCGGCAACGACGGCGTGCGGCAAAGGCTCGTGGACGACGCGTCGCTCCTGGCCAAGGGCCGGCTGGACGCGACGGCCATGGGCTACCTGATCTGCGGCCCCGTCGGCACCGGCAAGACCTACCTGGCCGAGTGCTTCGCCGGCTCCGTGGGCGTCCCCTGCGTGAAGCTCAAGAACTTCCGCTCTAAGTACGTCGGCGAGACCGAGGGCAACCTCGAGCAGCTCCTGGGCGTCCTCCGCGCCATGGGGCCCGTGGTCGTCGTCATCGACGAGGCCGACGCGGCGCTCGGGAACCGGGAGTCGGGCGGCGACTCCGGCACCTCCGGCCGCGTCTTCTCGATGATCGCGAGCCAGATGGGGGACACCCGCTATCGCGGCAAGCTGATCTGGATGCTCCTCACCAGCCGCCCCGACCTGCTCCCGATCGACCTCAAGCGGCAGGGCCGCGCGGAGGTCCACCTCCCCCTGTTCAACCCCCGGGACGAGGAGGAGGTCCGCTACATGTTCAAGGTGATGGGGAGGAAGAACCGGGCCCCCATCAATCCGGACCTCCTGCCCGGGGGCCTCGCGTCCCGGGGCCTCAGCGGCGCGGACATCGAGAGCATCGTCCTCATCGCCAAGCGCGGGGCCCTGATCGCCAACCGCGAGGAGATCACCGGCGAGGACCTGAAGGCGGCCGTCGAGGAGTTCGTCCCCTCCGCGCAGGGGCTGGAGAAGGAGAAGCAGGAGCTGGCGGCGGTCCTGGAATGCACCTCGATGTCCTACCTGCCGGGGGACTGGCGCGAGCGCCTCAAGAGGCCCGACGAGCGGGCGAGGCTCCAGGAGCGGGTCGCCGAGATCAAGCGTCTGATCGAGGATTGA
- a CDS encoding TPM domain-containing protein — MVSDSAVIRRVLWRGAVVVAAMAAAVVARAAEKSPIPAYTGDRLYVAEVPGDFSGVRRAIEELERTSPQTYFVVVVRSAGGDAASAGRYVADLERAWREQAKAKGLKLDAARSIITLVAVDDHRVEVAAGSELRDRPGMDRAARVSLIERHFVPLAREQRYPDAIGALLAAMNNAIAANDPATARVPTGDAQLPAVAATAPPAPSAESRPATRAVAAAPAPAATPRETTGQAVMALVASLVAVGLIMAGLIWLGRRRTRNTVESKIKDYKKKAVDVMDRLDALKARLKQLPIEDPDFKEPMGGETLAFYEETQKHLTGLWDRWLEVMDVLDKAQELAKKDSALGTQKLKEAEQLVSDSKAFETIDEEAKACAASMDVLNRSHEDARADADAVAAIRKEIDGRVGEVDKEGLPTLPYRPEVEGIAGEAEKAGKILVPDPIGARRSLGAARQRAASLRDRIQRILDGFADGRKVAESLKSLGQEVGRHRKDGLRLDEDGGDPDHPIARTFEALEGLRRAVHDGDPEAAQAQLRAAHESLDEARRTLDSVLKARESCEKDLPERARETRRLREAMGQYAAFQDELKREFSPGSWQAVSGNLAQASKLLETFDAKADEAAAAATPAAQKYLLGSRLLGQLADEQRAVFRLMSGVADQLNALKAVRAESQDAARALDDLEHGTDGFFRQNDRAIGSVARGTFASAQESRKQAVGLMRDGRPDWPAARQVLARALDEFAAARNQAEADVRAYERLADELDRVRREASRVGAFLAGHEEDRLAANQHHRNAEAALRAAEAGGSNGEWVRCLELVRGAAQDLAYSERLAQEDIRLARQAEREIGEAGRMIRKSRGYFSMGVTMGTAGAEGQVGQAQQLYQSQDYEQAIRVAAAAIQQVRQAYADAAQQAYLRELAMQGARAGRVGVPAVGPQIFRAGDVPAAPGPPRAAMATESPAPDPDAGSAGASWSTGSAGAGW, encoded by the coding sequence ATGGTGTCCGATTCAGCGGTGATTCGGCGGGTCCTGTGGCGGGGAGCCGTCGTCGTCGCGGCGATGGCCGCGGCGGTCGTCGCCCGGGCGGCGGAGAAGTCGCCCATCCCGGCGTACACCGGCGATCGGCTCTACGTCGCGGAGGTCCCGGGCGACTTCTCGGGCGTGCGGCGGGCGATCGAGGAGCTGGAGCGGACCTCCCCGCAGACCTACTTCGTCGTCGTCGTGCGGTCCGCCGGCGGCGACGCGGCGTCCGCCGGCCGTTACGTGGCCGACCTCGAAAGAGCCTGGCGGGAGCAGGCGAAGGCGAAGGGCCTGAAGCTGGACGCCGCGCGGTCGATCATCACCCTCGTGGCGGTCGACGACCACCGGGTGGAGGTCGCCGCCGGGAGCGAGCTGCGGGATCGTCCCGGCATGGACCGGGCCGCCCGCGTCTCGCTGATCGAGCGGCACTTCGTGCCGCTGGCGCGGGAGCAGCGTTACCCCGATGCGATCGGCGCCCTGCTCGCCGCCATGAACAACGCGATCGCGGCGAACGACCCGGCCACGGCGCGTGTCCCGACCGGAGACGCCCAGCTCCCGGCGGTCGCCGCCACCGCCCCGCCGGCGCCATCGGCGGAATCCCGGCCGGCGACGCGGGCGGTCGCCGCGGCCCCCGCCCCGGCGGCCACGCCGCGTGAGACGACCGGCCAGGCGGTGATGGCGCTGGTGGCCTCCCTGGTCGCCGTCGGGCTCATCATGGCGGGCCTCATCTGGCTGGGCCGGCGGCGGACCCGGAACACCGTGGAGTCCAAGATCAAGGACTACAAGAAGAAGGCCGTGGACGTGATGGACCGGCTGGACGCCCTCAAGGCGAGGCTCAAGCAGCTCCCCATCGAGGATCCCGACTTCAAGGAGCCGATGGGCGGCGAGACGCTGGCCTTCTACGAGGAGACGCAGAAGCACCTGACCGGGCTCTGGGACCGCTGGCTGGAGGTGATGGACGTCCTCGACAAGGCCCAGGAGCTGGCGAAGAAGGACTCGGCACTCGGCACGCAGAAGCTCAAGGAGGCCGAGCAGCTCGTCTCGGACTCGAAGGCCTTCGAGACGATCGACGAGGAGGCCAAGGCCTGCGCGGCCAGCATGGACGTCCTCAATCGGTCGCACGAGGACGCCCGGGCCGACGCGGATGCCGTGGCCGCAATTCGCAAGGAGATCGACGGCCGCGTGGGCGAGGTGGACAAGGAGGGCCTGCCGACGCTCCCCTACAGGCCGGAGGTCGAGGGGATCGCGGGGGAGGCCGAGAAGGCCGGCAAGATCCTCGTCCCGGACCCGATCGGGGCCCGCCGGTCGCTGGGGGCGGCCCGCCAGCGGGCCGCGTCGCTCCGGGACCGGATCCAGCGTATCCTCGACGGCTTCGCGGACGGCCGCAAGGTCGCCGAGAGCCTCAAATCCCTGGGCCAGGAGGTGGGCCGCCACCGCAAGGACGGCCTCCGTCTCGACGAGGACGGCGGCGACCCGGACCACCCGATCGCCCGGACGTTCGAGGCCCTGGAGGGGCTGCGGCGGGCCGTCCACGACGGCGACCCGGAGGCGGCCCAGGCGCAGCTGCGGGCCGCCCACGAGTCGCTCGACGAGGCCAGGCGGACCCTCGACTCCGTCCTCAAGGCCCGAGAGTCCTGCGAGAAGGACCTGCCCGAGCGGGCCCGCGAGACCCGCCGCCTGCGCGAGGCGATGGGCCAGTATGCGGCCTTCCAGGACGAGCTGAAACGCGAGTTCTCCCCGGGCTCGTGGCAGGCGGTCTCGGGGAACCTGGCCCAGGCGTCCAAGCTGCTGGAGACGTTCGACGCCAAGGCGGATGAGGCCGCGGCGGCGGCCACGCCCGCGGCGCAGAAATACCTCCTGGGCTCCCGCCTCCTGGGCCAGTTGGCCGACGAGCAGCGCGCCGTCTTCCGGCTCATGTCCGGCGTCGCCGACCAGCTCAATGCCCTCAAGGCCGTCCGCGCGGAGAGCCAGGACGCGGCCCGCGCCCTCGACGACCTGGAGCACGGGACGGACGGCTTCTTCCGCCAGAACGACCGGGCGATCGGGTCGGTGGCGCGGGGGACGTTCGCCTCGGCACAGGAATCGCGGAAGCAGGCCGTGGGCCTCATGCGCGACGGACGCCCGGATTGGCCGGCGGCCCGCCAGGTGCTGGCCCGCGCCCTCGACGAGTTCGCGGCCGCGCGGAACCAGGCGGAGGCCGACGTGCGGGCCTACGAGCGGCTGGCCGACGAGCTGGACCGGGTCCGCCGCGAGGCGAGCCGCGTCGGGGCGTTCCTGGCGGGGCACGAGGAGGACCGGTTGGCCGCCAATCAGCACCACCGGAACGCGGAAGCCGCGCTCCGCGCGGCGGAGGCCGGGGGCTCGAACGGGGAGTGGGTGCGCTGCCTGGAGCTGGTCCGGGGGGCGGCCCAGGACCTCGCCTATTCCGAACGGCTGGCGCAGGAGGACATCCGCCTGGCCCGCCAGGCGGAGCGGGAGATCGGCGAGGCCGGCCGCATGATCCGCAAGTCGCGGGGCTACTTCTCCATGGGCGTGACGATGGGGACGGCGGGCGCGGAGGGGCAGGTCGGCCAGGCCCAGCAGCTCTACCAATCGCAGGACTACGAGCAGGCGATCCGCGTCGCCGCCGCCGCCATCCAGCAGGTCCGCCAGGCGTACGCGGACGCGGCCCAGCAGGCCTACCTGCGCGAGCTCGCCATGCAGGGGGCCCGGGCCGGGCGCGTCGGCGTCCCGGCCGTCGGGCCGCAGATCTTCCGGGCCGGGGACGTCCCCGCGGCACCCGGCCCGCCCCGGGCCGCGATGGCCACCGAGTCCCCCGCGCCGGACCCGGACGCGGGGAGCGCGGGAGCCTCCTGGTCCACCGGGAGCGCGGGGGCGGGGTGGTAG
- a CDS encoding PspA/IM30 family protein, which yields MILGKLWKAIAAQFNKLANMFSGYDPIAQMQYEYDRSVDQLREGREGLAQYRALVERVTRQVEGQRKVVSTLEAKIKAYLSAGDRETAAKLALDLKRAREDAAENERQLGLHEQAYNNNLLKIKHAVEKLEDVKHKITKYDADLKMSRAEAEMSQLANQFNFDVTTDFGQAEDIIQSQIDKNRAKVRVAADLSGQGVEDVKREIAVEKTMGEDALKEFEKEMGLATPASAQSTKQLGPGTKQLEPLPEI from the coding sequence ATGATCCTCGGCAAGCTCTGGAAGGCCATCGCGGCCCAGTTCAACAAGCTGGCGAATATGTTCAGCGGGTATGACCCGATCGCCCAGATGCAGTACGAATACGACCGCTCCGTCGATCAGCTCCGCGAGGGCCGCGAGGGGCTGGCGCAGTACCGCGCGCTCGTGGAACGCGTGACCCGCCAGGTGGAGGGCCAGCGCAAGGTCGTCTCGACGCTCGAGGCCAAGATCAAGGCCTACCTCTCCGCGGGGGACCGCGAGACCGCCGCCAAGCTCGCGCTCGACCTCAAGCGTGCCAGGGAGGACGCCGCCGAGAACGAGCGGCAGCTCGGCCTCCACGAGCAGGCGTACAACAACAACCTGCTGAAGATCAAGCACGCGGTGGAGAAGCTCGAGGACGTCAAGCACAAGATCACCAAGTACGACGCCGACCTCAAGATGAGCCGCGCCGAGGCCGAGATGTCGCAGCTCGCCAACCAGTTCAACTTCGACGTGACGACCGACTTCGGCCAGGCCGAGGACATCATCCAGAGCCAGATCGACAAGAACCGCGCCAAGGTCCGCGTGGCGGCCGACCTCTCCGGGCAGGGCGTGGAGGACGTGAAGCGGGAGATCGCCGTCGAGAAGACGATGGGCGAGGACGCGCTCAAGGAGTTCGAGAAGGAGATGGGCCTGGCCACGCCGGCCTCCGCCCAGTCCACGAAGCAGCTCGGCCCGGGGACGAAGCAGCTCGAGCCCCTGCCCGAGATCTGA